The following are encoded together in the Balaenoptera acutorostrata chromosome 9, mBalAcu1.1, whole genome shotgun sequence genome:
- the TCIRG1 gene encoding V-type proton ATPase 116 kDa subunit a 3, with amino-acid sequence MGSMFRSEEVVLVQLFLPTAAAYACVSQLGELGLVEFRDLNASVSAFQRRFVVDVRRCEELEKTFAFLQEEVRRAGLTLPLPEAGLPAPLPRDLLRIQEETDRLAQELRDVRGNQQALRAQLHQLQLHSAVLGQGHGPPLAASHTDGPLERSPLLQSPGGPHQDLRVNFVAGAVEPHKAAALERLLWRACRGFLIASFREVEPLEDPVTGEPATWMTFLISYWGEQIGQKIRKITDCFHCHVFPFVEQEEARRAALQQLQQQSQELQEVLGETERFLSQVLGRVQRLLPPWQVQIRKMKAVYLALNQCSVSTTHKCLIAEAWCATRDLPTLHQALQGSSSEAGVSAVVHRIPCRDMPPTLIRTNRFTASFQGIVDAYGVGRYQEVNPAPYTIITFPFLFAVMFGDVGHGLLMFLFALAMVLAENRPAVKTAQNEIWRTFFGGRYLLLLMGLFSVYTGFIYNECFSCATAVFPSGWSVAAMANQSGWSDAFLAQQPLLSLDPNVTGVFLGPYPFGIDPVWSLAVNHLSFLNSFKMKMSVILGVTHMTFGVVLGVFNHMHFGQWHRLLLETLPELVFLLGLFGYLVFLVAYKWLRVTAASAASAPSILIHFINMFLFSSSPTNRPLFSGQEMVQPTLVVLALAMVPVLLLGTPLFLHREHRRCHSRRRQQPDEDTAGLLDLPDASLASQGSDEEKAGCPGDREEAEFVLSEVFMHQAIHTIEFCLGCISNTASYLRLWALSLAHAQLSQVLWAMVMRAGLSLGGEMGVAAVVLVPVFAAFAVMTVAILLVMEGLSAFLHALRLHWVEFQNKFYSGTGYKLSPFTFAVEDE; translated from the exons ATGGGCTCCATGTTCCGGAGTGAGGAGGTGGTGCTGGTCCAGCTCTTCCTGCCCACAGCTGCTGCCTACGCCTGCGTGAGCCAGCTTGGGGAGCTGGGCCTTGTGGAGTTCAGAGAC CTCAATGCCTCGGTGAGTGCCTTCCAGAGACGTTTCGTGGTAGATGTTCGTCGCTGCGAAGAGCTGGAGAAGACCTTCG CCTTCCTGCAGGAGGAGGTGCGGCGGGCTGGGCTGACGCTGCCTCTGCCCGAGGCGGGGCTGCCGGCGCCCCTGCCCCGCGACCTTCTGCGCATCCAGGAGGAGACGGATCGCCTAGCACAGGAGCTCCGGGACGTGCGGGGCAACCAGCAGGCCCTGCGGGCCCAGCTCCACCAGCTGCAGCTCCACTCGGCTGTACTGGGCCAGGGCCACGGCCCCCCG TTGGCAGCCAGCCACACAGATGGGCCCCTGGAAAGAAGCCCCCTGCTCCAGTCCCCCGGGGGGCCGCACCAGGACCTGAGGGTCAA CTTCGTGGCAGGTGCCGTGGAACCCCACAAGGCCGCCGCCCTGGAGCGCCTGCTCTGGAGGGCCTGCCGCGGCTTCCTCATCGCCAGCTTCAGGGAGGTGGAGCCGCTGGAGGACCCCGTGACG GGTGAGCCTGCGACCTGGATGACCTTCCTCATCTCCTACTGGGGCGAGCAGATCGGGCAGAAGATCCGCAAGATCACTGACTG ctTCCACTGCCATGTCTTCCCATTTGTGGAGCAGGAGGAGGCCCGCCGTGCAGCgctgcagcagctgcagcagcagagcCAAGAGCTACAGGAG GTCCTGGGTGAGACGGAGCGCTTCCTGAGCCAGGTGCTGGGCCGGGTGCAGAGACTGTTGCCGCCCTGGCAGGTGCAGATCCGCAAGATGAAGGCCGTGTACCTGGCCCTCAACCAGTGCAGCGTGAGCACCACACACAAGTGCCTCATCGCCGAGGCCTGGTGTGCCACGCGCGACCTGCCCACCCTGCACCAGGCGCTGCAGGGCAGCTCG AGCGAGGCGGGTGTGAGCGCCGTGGTTCACCGCATCCCCTGCCGGGACATGCCCCCCACACTCATCCGTACCAACCGCTTCACGGCCAGCTTCCAGGGCATCGTGGACGCCTACGGTGTGGGCCGCTACCAGGAGGTCAACCCCG CGCCCTACACCATCAtcaccttccccttcctcttcgcCGTCATGTTCGGTGACGTGGGCCACGGGCTGCTCATGTTTCTCTTCGCCCTGGCCATGGTGCTGGCCGAGAACCGGCCGGCCGTGAAGACGGCACAGAACGAG ATCTGGAGGACCTTCTTCGGGGGCCGCTACCTGCTCCTGCTCATGGGCCTGTTCTCCGTCTACACCGGCTTCATCTACAACGAGTGCTTCAGCTGCGCCACGGCCGTCTTCCCCTCGGGCTGGAGCGTGGCGGCCATGGCCAACCAGTCGGGCTGGAG CGACGCCTTCCTGGCCCAGCAGCCGCTGCTCTCCCTGGACCCCAACGTCACCGGCGTCTTCCTGGGACCGTACCCCTTCGGCATCGACCCG GTCTGGAGCCTGGCTGTCAACCACCTGAGCTTCCTCAACTCCTTCAAGATGAAGATGTCCGTCATCCTGGGGGTCACCCACATGACCTTCGGGGTGGTCCTGGGAGTCTTCAACCACAT gcACTTCGGCCAGTGGCACCGGCTGCTGCTGGAGACCCTCCCCGAGCTGGTCTTCCTGCTGGGGCTGTTCGGCTACCTCGTCTTCCTGGTCGCCTACAAGTGGCTGCGCGTCACGGCCGCCAGCGCTGCCTCGGCCCCCAGCATCCTCATCCACTTCATCAACATGTTCCTCTTCTCCAGCAGCCCCACCAACCGGCCGCTTTTCTCCGGGCAG GAGATGGTGCAGCCCACGCTGGTGGTGCTGGCCCTGGCCATGGTGCCCGTCCTGCTGCTCGGCACGCCCTTGTTCCTGCACCGGGAGCACCGCCGCTGCCACTCTCGGAGGAGGCAACAGCCG GATGAGGACACGGCCGGGCTCCTGGACCTGCCTGACGCGTCCCTGGCCAGCCAGGGCTCTGATGAGGAGAAGGCAGGGTGCCCAGGGGACCGGGAGGAGGCCGAG TTTGTCCTGTCCGAGGTGTTCATGCACCAAGCCATCCACACCATCGAGTTCTGCCTGGGCTGCATCTCCAACACGGCCTCCTACCTGCGTCTCTGGGCCCTGAGCCTGGCCCACGCCC AGCTGTCACAGGTCCTGTGGGCCATGGTGATGCGAGCCGGCCTGAGCCTGGGCGGCGAGATGGGTGTGGCGGCTGTGGTGCTGGTCCCCGTCTTCGCCGCCTTCGCCGTGATGACCGTGGCCATCCTGCTGGTGATGGAGGGGCTCTCGGCCTTCCTGCACGCGCTGCGGCTGCACTG GGTGGAGTTCCAGAACAAGTTCTACTCGGGTACTGGCTACAAGCTGAGCCCCTTCACCTTCGCCGTGGAGGATGAATAG
- the NDUFS8 gene encoding NADH dehydrogenase [ubiquinone] iron-sulfur protein 8, mitochondrial isoform X2 produces the protein MRCLTTPMLLRALAQAARAGHPSGRSLHRSTVAATYKYVNMREPSMDMKSVTDRAAQTLLWTELIRGLGMTLSYLFREPATINYPFEKGPLSPRFRGEHALRRYPSGEERCIACKLCEAVCPAQAITIEAEPRADGSRRTTRYDIDMTKCIYCGFCQEACPVDAIVEGPNFEFSTETHEELLYNKEKLLNNGDKWEAEIAANIQADYLYR, from the exons ATGCGCTGCCTGACCACGCCCATGCTGCTTCGGGCCCTGGCCCAGGCCGCACGTGCAG GGCATCCCAGCGGCCGGAGCCTCCACAGAAGCACAGTGGCAGCCACCTACA AATATGTGAACATGCGGGAGCCCTCAATGGACATGAAGTCGGTGACCGACCGGGCAGCTCAGACCCTGCTGTGGACCGAGCTCATCCGAG GCCTGGGCATGACCCTGAGCTACCTGTTCCGAGAGCCAGCCACCATCAACTACCCATTCGAGAAGGGCCCACTGAGCCCGCGCTTTCGCGGCGAGCATGCGCTGCGCCGGTACCCGTCCGGGGAGGAGCGCTGCATCGCCTGCAAGCTCTGCGAGGCCGTCTGCCCAGCCCAG GCCATCACCATTGAGGCTGAGCCTCGGGCCGACGGCAGCCGCCGGACCACACGCTACGACATCGACATGACCAAGTGCATCTACTGCGGCTTCTGCCAGGAGGCCTGCCCTGTGGACGCCATCGTTGAG GGCCCCAACTTCGAGTTCTCCACGGAGACGCACGAGGAGCTGCTGTACAACAAGGAGAAGCTGCTCAACAACGGGGACAAGTGGGAGGCCGAGATCGCCGCCAACATCCAGGCCGACTACCTCTATCGGTGA
- the NDUFS8 gene encoding NADH dehydrogenase [ubiquinone] iron-sulfur protein 8, mitochondrial isoform X1, with amino-acid sequence MGMRCLTTPMLLRALAQAARAGHPSGRSLHRSTVAATYKYVNMREPSMDMKSVTDRAAQTLLWTELIRGLGMTLSYLFREPATINYPFEKGPLSPRFRGEHALRRYPSGEERCIACKLCEAVCPAQAITIEAEPRADGSRRTTRYDIDMTKCIYCGFCQEACPVDAIVEGPNFEFSTETHEELLYNKEKLLNNGDKWEAEIAANIQADYLYR; translated from the exons ATGGGG ATGCGCTGCCTGACCACGCCCATGCTGCTTCGGGCCCTGGCCCAGGCCGCACGTGCAG GGCATCCCAGCGGCCGGAGCCTCCACAGAAGCACAGTGGCAGCCACCTACA AATATGTGAACATGCGGGAGCCCTCAATGGACATGAAGTCGGTGACCGACCGGGCAGCTCAGACCCTGCTGTGGACCGAGCTCATCCGAG GCCTGGGCATGACCCTGAGCTACCTGTTCCGAGAGCCAGCCACCATCAACTACCCATTCGAGAAGGGCCCACTGAGCCCGCGCTTTCGCGGCGAGCATGCGCTGCGCCGGTACCCGTCCGGGGAGGAGCGCTGCATCGCCTGCAAGCTCTGCGAGGCCGTCTGCCCAGCCCAG GCCATCACCATTGAGGCTGAGCCTCGGGCCGACGGCAGCCGCCGGACCACACGCTACGACATCGACATGACCAAGTGCATCTACTGCGGCTTCTGCCAGGAGGCCTGCCCTGTGGACGCCATCGTTGAG GGCCCCAACTTCGAGTTCTCCACGGAGACGCACGAGGAGCTGCTGTACAACAAGGAGAAGCTGCTCAACAACGGGGACAAGTGGGAGGCCGAGATCGCCGCCAACATCCAGGCCGACTACCTCTATCGGTGA